The window GCCGCGAATTAGACGCGACAGGCTAAATACATAGGGATATTCCCGCAGCTGCCGCCCGATCTCTTCTGTAAACTTGCCTTTTGGCCAGATACTCACGACCTTATTGTCCGTCACAAGATAGGCGCAAATAACAGCCTCTTTTTTGAGTATTTTATCCGCGTACCGCAGAAAAAGGGCGGAGTCCGACGGCGCCCTCTTCATCATCTCCGCCAGATCCACAGCCTTATTCATGCCGCCAAAAAGCGTCTCCTGCAGATTCCGGCGCGTCAGCTCCAAGACTACGCGCGCGTTTGCCCGGCGAAAATTTTCAAAGCTGTGGCCAAGCCAGACAAGAAGCGCCACTGACGCAAACAGGGAAATGGCCGCGGCGCAAAAGACAAACCACGCGCGGTATTTATCATACCTCACGGAAATTCTCCTTTGAGTAGATGTGATATGTGCCCTTTCCATGCTGTTTTACATAATAGAGAGCCTGATCCGCGCTGCTGACCAGATAGTCGAGCTCCGCCACGCTTTTGTACAGCGCTACGCCGATGCTGCAATGGACCGTAACGTCTTCGCCGAATTCCGCCAGCGGGAAATGCAGCCGCGAGGCCAGCTCGTCCAGTACACGGCGAAGTTCGTCAACGTTTTTCAAGCCGGTCAGCAGCATGACAAATTCATCGCCGCCGTAGCGCCCGGTCAGCCCGTCAAATTTCTTTTCATATTCACGCAGTATATAGCCGATATTCTTGAGGGCGAGGTCTCCGGCTCCATGTCCGTAAGTATCGTTAAGTTTTTTCAAATCGTCCAGGTCTATAAAACAGAAAGCCGCGACATCTTCGCTGCCGACAAGGTTTTTCAAACGCCCGTTGACCTGGCTGACGAAGACGGAGCGCGTGACGACGCCTGTGAGGCTGTCTGAGAGGCCCTTGCCCGTCAGCTGCAGCACCTCGTTAAAATCAAGGCTATGCGGATTTTTATCTAAGTACAGCTTTCTCTCAAGCATCTGCACCGACTGAATCAGCGAATCGACGGTCATCCGCTGGGAACGCATGTAACGGCTTACGAACCACGCAAAGAGGACGAACGACAGAATGAAGATAATGACGGCCGGCATATCACCCATCAGCTGCGACCAGTAGACGCTCCAGAAATCTGTCGTCACGATTATGTTCCAGGAGGTATTTTCCACTGGAGAATAGACGGAATAATAGAGGTTAGGCAGGTGCATCGCCCAGAACCCGCCGTCTTTTCCGCCCAGCAGATCCGCCTCGATCTTATTCTTCGTATTGCCGAATAGCCTAAAATTTCCCAGATAGTCCAGATAGCTGTTTCCGTAACGCAATTTATCGGTGACGGACATCATCTGATTACGCGAACCAAGCATTGTCGCTTCGACGCCGCTTCTTCGTGACGCGCCGACCAGCAGCCTCTGTATTTCATCAAAATAGATCGCGCAGAAGATGCTGCCGGAGATTTTTTCGTTCCAGTAGAGGGGGACCGCTACGGTATAATTGAGCGTCACACCGTCGGCTCCGGCGGCGAAGCTGTCAGTCACCTGTACTTTGCCGGTTGTGAACAGCCGCTGCATGTATTCGCGGCTGGCCAGGCTGGTGGCTCCCCTGGCGGAATATACGTTTATATTCTGGTCCACATAGCGGATCATCATATAGCCGAAATGTCTGTTGATTTGGTTTAGACTGTTCACTTTGTCCATATATGGAAGCGATGGATCACGGTACTGCTCTTGGGCGGCGCAGGATTCCAACAGCCGAATCGACTGTTTTATCCGGTATTCGATTTGCCATTTCGCGGCATTCATCGTCGTTTTCGACGTCCATTTCATCTCTTCGAAGCTGTGATATATACCTCCGACGATGAAGGTCAGAAGTATCAGTATGCAAAAAATGAGGTTGTATTTAAAGACGGGCTTGTACGATAATAGGAATTTTTCGCCTTTCCTCTCATCTGCTTTCAACTTATTCACTCCTGTCAACCGTTGAGTTACACCAACTGGCTGCCTATAACTTCGAACCATATCTGCAATAGTTTCTATTCTAACACCACCCATATGGTAAAGCAACATGCCGCATCCGGTCATAACCATCAGCTTTCCCCACGGCAGCCAGTATAAAATATCGTGCGGAACTGTTTTCGGGGCGACCTCATCGGTAAATACTTAGTAAGCTTGAACCGTATCATGTGTAAACGGCCGCGCGAATTAACGAAGTACGGGAACTTTCTCATTTGAGCTTCTCTATAGTTTTTATTCAAAAAACACGCGGATAATTGGCGAAAACTGTTAAGGAAATGACATGGCTGGAACTCCTGTATTAAGGCGATTCAGCGCCGCCGCGTATGTTTACCTCTGCCAGGATAAAAGAGTGGGTCTTTGCGGCGTGGAGCCGCTTGGACAACAAGATATTAATATTTTTTAATTGAATACGTAAAATTACCTAAAAAAAGCAAGAATAAAGGATTCTTTTGTATGCATACTTTTAGGCAATATTTGCTCTAAAGAGGTATAAAAAGTAGTTAAAATTCGCTTGCAGACTGTCTTTTCTAAACAATGGGTCTATAGACCCTATTGTGTTCACCACTTTGGATTCCTTTGCGTTGCGGAATCAACTTTGAGAGTATAAGGTGTTATAAAGTGGGATAAAGTGGTAGAAAGTGGGTGAATTGTCGATGCTAGTGGGAAGTTATAACCATAAACTGGACGGAAAAGGCAGAACGGTGCTTCCCGCTAAGTTCAGAGGCGAACTCGGTTCTACCGTTGTCGCGACTATAGGCATCGACCGCTGCATAGCCCTTTATCCCGTCCCGCGCTGGGAAGAGCTGCTTTTGAAGCTCAAAGACCTCTCCTCGTTCAAGAAAAAGGCGCGCGATTTTCGCCGCGTGCTTCTTTCGATGGCGACGGAGCAGGAGATAGACGGCGCTGGCAGAATACTGATACCGCAGATTCTCCGCGATTACGCGGGTGCTAACACTGAAATTACGCTGATCGGCGCGGAGGATCATATGGAGATATGGGATACGGCGAAGTGGGAAGAGCATCGAGCAGAGGTGCTTCTTGATTTCAGTGATATGGCAGAGGAGCTTGACGACGCGGCGGACGCGCCGGCGGGCCTTCCTCATAAGGTAAGTTAATATGTCCGTAAAAATGGACGGGAGCCGCGTACTATGAGGGAACATCAGTCTGTAATGCTGAATGAAGTTTTAGATGCCGTCGGCGGCGAAACGAATGTCCGTACGGTGGTTGATGCGACGCTGGGTCTTGCTGGACACAGCATTGAGATTCTTAAAAGGCATCCCGAGGCCTTTCTTTACGGCTTCGACCAGGACGCCGAGGCCCGTGAGATCGCCGCGGAACGGCTCGCCCCCTTCGCGCCGCGCTTTGAGATAATCGCCGATAATTTTAGAAATATCGGCCTGCTTAAGGAAATAGACGGTTTTAGAGGAGCGGATGTGGTCCTCTTCGACCTCGGAGTTTCAAATTTACAGATTAGCGAGCCCGAACGCGGTTTTTCCTTTCAGTATGACGGCCCGCTTGATATGAGGATGGATGCCGGCGACGAAGAGTCCTCTCATCCGAAGGCTGAGGAGGTACTGCGTACCGCCGGCGTCAAAGAATTGACGGAGATTTTTCGGGACTACGGCGAGGAGCGCTACGCCTTTCAGATCGCTAAGGGAATTGTCCGTCACCGCGAACACGGCGGCGAGCTGCACAGCACGACGGAGCTTGTAGAACTTATAAGGAAGATACTTCCCGCTCCCGTGCAGCGCAAGATGGGCGGCCACCCGGCGAGAAAGGTCTTTCAGGCCCTGAGGATCGCCGTCAACGACGAGATGAACGCCCTCAGCGAGGCGTTGGACGGAGCGGCGGCGTTGCTGAATCCCGCGGGAAAGATAATCGTCATCTCCTATCACTCGCTGGAGGACCGCATGGTAAAGCACCGCTTCCGTAAATGGAAGGAAGAGGAGTTGGGGGAGCCGAATCCGCGCAAGGCTCTTTTGCCGGCCGAGGATGAGGTTGAGGCAAATTATAAGTCGCGCAGCGCAAAGCTCAGGATATTTGAGAAGTATGAAGAAGACGAGAAAGTGGAGGATGAATTTTAATGCGTTACAAGGAACATAAACATGAAAGCGAGACAAAGCATTCGTCTCTTTTCGTAATAAGTTTTCTGTGCGTATTCCTCTGCGCGGCGGCGCTTGGGACGCTCAGACTTTATGGACTTTATCTTGAACACCGCATCTCGGAGACCGCAAGGAGGATAGATCTCTGCAAGGAGGAGAATCTCGTCCTCTCCCGCCGCTACGCGCAGCTTCTCTCTCCGGCGAGGGTCTATAACTATGCCCGCCGCGATCTCGGCATGAACAACGCCGAGAATATAAAGGTGATAAAGCTTGACGAGCGGTCGGTAAGGCTGGCGCAGGTGAAGGAAGAGACTGTGGAAAAGGGCGGGTTCATCGAAAATCTGAATCCCTTCGTAAAGCAGGCTCATGCCAAGAATTAGGAGGGAATCGGGGGACGAGCGGCGCCGTTCAAAATCGGTGTGGTTCGCGGCCTTTATAGTTTTGACCATACTGGCGGTTGGCACGGCTAAGGTACAGCTCTGGCCGGACCGCCGAATTGTCTCACAGTCCCAAAAACAGTACTGGGCGAATGTCGCGGTGAGCGCGTCGCGCGGCAGGATAGAGGACCGCAGGGGGGTGCCGCTGGCAATATCGGTACCCTCCACAAGTTTTTTTATCGACCCCAAGTATTGGGATCCCGCGAGCGCCGACGTGCTCAAGGGCACCTTCGGAGCGGCGACTGCCAGGAAGTTTTCCCGTGAGCTTCCAGGACGTTTTTACTGGGTAGCGCGCAACATTCCCAAGGAGCGTGCGGATAAACTTGCGCAGATGAAGGTCCCCGGCCTTTATACTTTATCCGAAAAGAGAAGGATGTATCCGCATGAATCGCTGGCCTTCCACCTGCTGGGTTTCTGCGACATCGACGAATACGGGCAGGCGGGGGTGGAGCTCTCCTGGAACCACATCCTGTACTCGCCGCCGCGCACCCGTTTTCTGACCCGTGACTCCAAGGGCAACGCGATGGATACCATGAGCGGCAAGTCCGGCGTCGTAAAGGATACGGCCGGTTCAATCAAGCTGACGGTCGATTCGCGCGTACAGCAGATCATGGAGTGGCGGCTCAGCGAGGGAGCGAAGGCGGTTGACGCCGGCTGGGCCTCAGGCGTCTGCGTCGATCCTTACACGGGTGAGATAATTGCGCTCGCGAGCTATCCCACCCTTAACCCCAACGACAGAAAGAATCTCGTAAATACAAACGCCGTGCGCAACAACGCCGTGGGGCGCGTCTTCGAGCCCGGCTCGATCTTTAAACCGATAACGATGTCGATCGCGTTGGAGACCGGCGCGGCCGGCAGAAATACCACCTACACCTGCCACGGTACGATGAAGCTCTTCGACCGCACGATGAGCGACGTCAACAGAAGGGCTCACGGCAAGCAGGACCTGACGCATGTCCTGATGAATTCGTGCAATATCGGCATGTCCCTGATGTCGATGGGGGTGCCTAAATATCAGGCTTATGGCATGCTGAAACAGTTTGGCTTCGGTGATAAGACCGAGGTTGAAATCGCCGGTGAAGAGTCCGGGCTGATAAAACAGCCGGAGGAATGGCTCGGCACGGTCCCCGCCAATATCTTTATCGGTCAGGGTATCGCCGTTACGCCGCTGCAGATCGTTATGGCGATCTCAAGCATCGCCAACGGCGGAATGCTGCTGAAACCCTATGTGATTGACGAGGTGCGCGACAGTCTGGGCAATGTGATCCACAAGGGAACGCGCCGCGTCCGTTATCAGGTCGTCTCCAAACAGACCTCGGACTTTATCCGGGAGGCTATGCGCCGGGTGGTGGCCGAGGGCGGCGGTAAGCTCGCCAAGTCGGAGAAGGTGTCTATCGCGGGAAAGACCGGCACCGCGCAGATCGCGGCATCGGGGCAGTACGCGAAGGGGCAGTATGTCGCCTCTTTCGTCGGTTTCTGGCCTGCCGAGAAGCCGCGGTATGTGATGCTTATCAGCATCGGTGAACCAAAGGGCGCGCGCTATTACGGAGGGCAGATCGCGGCTCCCGTCTTTAAGTCAATAGTGGAAGACATAGTTCAGATATCTCCCGAGAAGATGTAGGAAGGCTGCCGTTAAAACGGCAATTTAATATTGAGGTTTTATTAGAGAAGGGGTGCTGGTTTATGAATTTATGCAAACTTATTTTGACGTTGGAGAAGAGCCATATAGAACACAGAATACATCTCCCGGAGGGCTGCGCCGCGGACGATATTGAGCTTAAGGGTATGGTCTGCGACAGCCGCAAAGCGGGACCCGGTATGGTCTTCGCCGCCACGAAGGGCGGTCACCGGGACGCCCATGACTTTATCCCCGCCGCCGTGGCAGCCGGTACCCCCGCGGTACTCTGCGAGCATGAGGTCGACGCCGGCATACCGCAGATCATCTGCCCCAATGTACGTTCGGCGATGGGAGAGGTGGCCTCCCTGCTCTATGAGGAGCCCTCAAAGAAGATGACGATGATCGCCCTTACGGGGACGAACGGCAAGACGACCTCCACCTTTATGACGCAGGCGATTTTGAATCACGCCGGCATTAAGACGGGGCTCATGGGTACAGTCCTCTATGACGACGGCGAAAAGATCGAGGAGGCCGAACATACGACGCCCGAGGGCTGCGATATCCAGAATATTCTCGCGCGCATGATTGATAACGGCTGCAAGGCCTGCGTTATGGAGGCCTCGTCGCACGCGATCGTGCAGGGAAGGATCGACGGGCTGCGTTACGACCGCGCCGGCTTTACGAATCTTACGCTTGAGCACCTTGATTTCCACAAGGATATGGAGCACTATTTCCTCGCCAAGAAGTCGCTCTTTGACAGC is drawn from Cloacibacillus porcorum and contains these coding sequences:
- a CDS encoding peptidoglycan D,D-transpeptidase FtsI family protein, translated to MPRIRRESGDERRRSKSVWFAAFIVLTILAVGTAKVQLWPDRRIVSQSQKQYWANVAVSASRGRIEDRRGVPLAISVPSTSFFIDPKYWDPASADVLKGTFGAATARKFSRELPGRFYWVARNIPKERADKLAQMKVPGLYTLSEKRRMYPHESLAFHLLGFCDIDEYGQAGVELSWNHILYSPPRTRFLTRDSKGNAMDTMSGKSGVVKDTAGSIKLTVDSRVQQIMEWRLSEGAKAVDAGWASGVCVDPYTGEIIALASYPTLNPNDRKNLVNTNAVRNNAVGRVFEPGSIFKPITMSIALETGAAGRNTTYTCHGTMKLFDRTMSDVNRRAHGKQDLTHVLMNSCNIGMSLMSMGVPKYQAYGMLKQFGFGDKTEVEIAGEESGLIKQPEEWLGTVPANIFIGQGIAVTPLQIVMAISSIANGGMLLKPYVIDEVRDSLGNVIHKGTRRVRYQVVSKQTSDFIREAMRRVVAEGGGKLAKSEKVSIAGKTGTAQIAASGQYAKGQYVASFVGFWPAEKPRYVMLISIGEPKGARYYGGQIAAPVFKSIVEDIVQISPEKM
- a CDS encoding sensor domain-containing diguanylate cyclase, translated to MKADERKGEKFLLSYKPVFKYNLIFCILILLTFIVGGIYHSFEEMKWTSKTTMNAAKWQIEYRIKQSIRLLESCAAQEQYRDPSLPYMDKVNSLNQINRHFGYMMIRYVDQNINVYSARGATSLASREYMQRLFTTGKVQVTDSFAAGADGVTLNYTVAVPLYWNEKISGSIFCAIYFDEIQRLLVGASRRSGVEATMLGSRNQMMSVTDKLRYGNSYLDYLGNFRLFGNTKNKIEADLLGGKDGGFWAMHLPNLYYSVYSPVENTSWNIIVTTDFWSVYWSQLMGDMPAVIIFILSFVLFAWFVSRYMRSQRMTVDSLIQSVQMLERKLYLDKNPHSLDFNEVLQLTGKGLSDSLTGVVTRSVFVSQVNGRLKNLVGSEDVAAFCFIDLDDLKKLNDTYGHGAGDLALKNIGYILREYEKKFDGLTGRYGGDEFVMLLTGLKNVDELRRVLDELASRLHFPLAEFGEDVTVHCSIGVALYKSVAELDYLVSSADQALYYVKQHGKGTYHIYSKENFREV
- the mraZ gene encoding division/cell wall cluster transcriptional repressor MraZ, which gives rise to MLVGSYNHKLDGKGRTVLPAKFRGELGSTVVATIGIDRCIALYPVPRWEELLLKLKDLSSFKKKARDFRRVLLSMATEQEIDGAGRILIPQILRDYAGANTEITLIGAEDHMEIWDTAKWEEHRAEVLLDFSDMAEELDDAADAPAGLPHKVS
- the rsmH gene encoding 16S rRNA (cytosine(1402)-N(4))-methyltransferase RsmH; this encodes MREHQSVMLNEVLDAVGGETNVRTVVDATLGLAGHSIEILKRHPEAFLYGFDQDAEAREIAAERLAPFAPRFEIIADNFRNIGLLKEIDGFRGADVVLFDLGVSNLQISEPERGFSFQYDGPLDMRMDAGDEESSHPKAEEVLRTAGVKELTEIFRDYGEERYAFQIAKGIVRHREHGGELHSTTELVELIRKILPAPVQRKMGGHPARKVFQALRIAVNDEMNALSEALDGAAALLNPAGKIIVISYHSLEDRMVKHRFRKWKEEELGEPNPRKALLPAEDEVEANYKSRSAKLRIFEKYEEDEKVEDEF